In the genome of Raphanus sativus cultivar WK10039 chromosome 4, ASM80110v3, whole genome shotgun sequence, one region contains:
- the LOC108852572 gene encoding uncharacterized protein LOC108852572: MTQTPSYTVENPSFEPTKVKNQYNIYYSFLPILLSIFTYILIFYVLDVSPLLIFNNTKILFFISNTLVLFIAADYGAFAERENHDLYGEYAARTRSDRSENSDYGMGLAEEIKKCEKQKEAVLPRYLLHKEDEVPEKTLQVVSENTPRSKLIQKQEPTTENNISNGETCNARKKVNPKPYGRSKSDKARSERRHQEIKPRPKSYRRSKSDDSSKWMVVHKEKKKAHEEAEEKWENVREESEEFAKMSNEEVNRRVEDFIQRFNRDIKRQSLV, encoded by the coding sequence ATGACACAAACACCCTCGTACACTGTTGAAAACCCTAGTTTCGAGCCTACAAAGGTTAAGAATCAATACAACATATACTATTCGTTTCTCCCGATCCTCTTATCGATCTTCACCTACATTTTGATCTTCTACGTCCTGGACGTATCTCCTCTGTTGATCTTCAACAACACAAAgatcttgttcttcatctcaaACACACTTGTCCTCTTCATAGCGGCGGATTACGGTGCATTCGCTGAGAGAGAGAACCACGACCTCTACGGAGAATACGCGGCCAGGACGAGAAGCGATAGATCGGAAAACTCGGACTATGGGATGGGTTTGGCGGAAGAAATCAAGAAATGTGAGAAACAAAAAGAAGCAGTTCTACCACGTTACTTGCTTCACAAGGAAGATGAAGTTCCTGAGAAAACATTACAAGTCGTAAGCGAGAATACCCCGAGAAGCAAACTTATCCAAAAACAAGAGCCAACGACTGAGAACAACATCAGTAACGGAGAAACTTGCAACGCAAGGAAGAAGgtgaaccctaaaccctacgGGAGAAGCAAATCCGATAAAGCACGTTCAGAACGTCGTCATCAAGAGATCAAACCTAGACCTAAAAGTTACCGCCGAAGCAAATCAGACGATAGCTCGAAATGGATGGTTGTTcacaaggagaagaagaaggctcATGAGGAGGCGGAGGAGAAGTGGGAGAATGTAAGAGAAGAATCTGAAGAATTCGCGAAGATGTCGAACGAGGAGGTGAACAGACGAGTCGAAGATTTCATCCAACGGTTCAACAGAGATATCAAACGACAAAGTTTAGTCTAA
- the LOC130510708 gene encoding solanesyl diphosphate synthase 3, chloroplastic/mitochondrial-like, with amino-acid sequence MINPLRHGIVTAPILFAMEEFPQLRNVVDQLDKDPTNVDTVLEYLGKKGIQRTRELAMEHASLAAAAIGSLPETEDEDVKRSRRALIDLTHRVITRNK; translated from the exons ATGATTAATCCTCTTCGCCATGGGATCGTAACAGCTCCAATCCTCTTCGCCATGGAGGAGTTTCCTCAGCTACGCAATGTTGTTGATCAGCTCGATAAAGATCCAACAAATGTTGACACT GTTCTAGAGTATCTTGGGAAGAAAGGAATACAAAGGACAAGAGAGTTAGCTATGGAACATGCGAGTCTAGCAGCAGCGGCAATTGGGTCTCTACCTGAAACAGAAGATGAAGATGTCAAAAGATCTAGGCGGGCACTTATTGACCTGACACATAGAGTCATCACCAGAAACAAGTGA
- the LOC108832520 gene encoding protein kinase PINOID: MLLESDGDMSLDTTNSPISSGTESCSSFSRLSFDAPPSTTATIPEEESPLSLKPHRSSDFAYSEIRRRRKNGLTFRDFHLMRRIGAGDIGTVYLCRLAGDQKESRSSYFAMKVVDKEALAMRNKMHRAEMEKKILKMLDHPFLPTLYAEFEASHFSCIVMEYCSGGDLHSLRHKQPHNRFSLSSARFYAAEVLVALEYLHMLGIIYRDLKPENILVRSDGHIMLSDFDLSLCSDSIAAVESSSSTPENQPRSSPRRLTRLARLFNRVLRSKKVQTLEPNRLFVAEPVTARSGSFVGTHEYVAPEVASGGSHGNAVDWWAFGVFLYEIIYGRTPFAAPTNDVILRNIVKRPLSFPTDSPATMFELHARSLISGLLNKDPSKRLGSRRGAAEVKVHPFFKGLNFALIRTMTPPEIPSDVRRPKKSATFGGRGSKPAAFDFF, translated from the exons ATGTTACTAGAATCAGACGGCGATATGAGCTTAGATACAACAAACTCGCCGATTAGCAGCGGAACAGAGAGCTGCAGCAGCTTCAGCCGGTTATCTTTCGACGCGCCGCCGTCAACCACCGCGACGATCCCCGAGGAAGAGAGTCCCCTCTCTCTCAAACCCCACAGATCCTCCGACTTCGCTTACTCAGAGATCCGACGGCGGCGGAAAAACGGCCTAACGTTCCGAGATTTCCACCTCATGCGCCGCATCGGCGCAGGAGATATCGGAACCGTATACCTATGCCGCCTCGCCGGAGACCAAAAAGAGAGCCGGAGCTCGTATTTCGCGATGAAAGTCGTGGACAAAGAGGCTCTCGCGATGAGGAATAAGATGCACAGAGCAGAGATGGAGAAAAAGATCTTGAAGATGCTCGACCATCCCTTTCTGCCGACTCTTTACGCCGAGTTTGAAGCTTCGCATTTCTCCTGCATCGTCATGGAGTATTGCTCCGGCGGAGACTTGCATTCTCTCCGTCATAAACAGCCTCACAACAGATTCTCCCTCTCTTCCGCAag ATTTTACGCGGCTGAAGTTCTAGTGGCGTTAGAATATCTACACATGTTGGGTATCATCTACAGAGATCTCAAGCCTGAAAATATCTTAGTTAGATCCGACGGTCACATCATGCTCTCTGACTTTGACCTCTCCTTATGCTCCGACTCAATCGCCGCCGTCGAATCCTCCTCATCCACGCCGGAGAATCAACCCCGTTCTTCCCCGCGTCGGCTCACTCGTCTCGCTAGGCTTTTCAACCGCGTCTTGCGGTCCAAAAAGGTTCAGACGCTTGAACCGAACCGTCTCTTTGTGGCTGAACCGGTCACCGCCCGGTCCGGTTCCTTTGTTGGAACTCACGAGTACGTTGCACCTGAAGTTGCCTCCGGTGGGTCCCACGGAAACGCCGTCGACTGGTGGGCCTTCGGAGTATTCCTCTACGAGATCATATACGGCCGGACTCCGTTCGCCGCTCCGACTAATGACGTCATCCTACGTAACATAGTGAAAAGACCGTTGAGTTTTCCGACGGATTCTCCGGCGACGATGTTCGAGCTTCACGCTCGGAGTTTGATCTCCGGGTTGCTCAACAAGGATCCGAGTAAAAGACTCGGGTCACGGCGAGGCGCGGCGGAGGTGAAAGTGCATCCGTTTTTCAAGGGTCTAAACTTTGCGCTCATCCGTACAATGACTCCGCCGGAGATTCCCTCCGACGTCAGAAGACCGAAGAAGTCGGCGACGTTTGGCGGTAGAGGTAGCAAACCAGCGGCGTTCGATTTCTTTTGA